The Virgibacillus siamensis sequence TGCCGATTGCGATGATGCCATCCACATCAGGTTTCTTATCCGTATTTTGGAACAATCGGATATAGGCGTAATTGTTTTGCTCAAGCTTTTTCTCAACACCCAGTCTGATTGAGTAATAGTACAGGTCATTCAGTTCTTCTTGCTCGGTATACCAATGAACAATCGCAATCCTCAGCTGCTTTTGCTTTTTACGTTTATGTTTGGTATAGCCAAGCTGTTGAGCCGCATCAAAAATGCTTTGCTTTGTGTCTGCACCGACAGAAATAGTCGGGTCACTGTTCAACACACGGGAAACGGTAGCGATAGATACTTTCGCTTTTTCAGCAATATCCTTTATCGTTGCCACTTCATCAACCTCCATCCTGCAAAGTGCAGACAATCATTCTTATATATTCGTTTTGGCAGCCGAAGTCCGTTCTCTTAGCTCAGCCTCAATTTCCTCCAGGCTGCGTCCACGCGTTTCCGGCAGATATTTGATGACAAAAATCAAAGCTGCAACACCAATAGCTGCGAAAATCAGAAATACTTGTTCAATACCCATTACTTCGGTCAGCAGCGGGAAGAACTGTGCAACGAGCAGGCTTCCGATTGATAATGCCAGTGCGGCAATTCCTGTTGCAGCACCACGGGCGCGCATCGGAAACAGCTCCGGCAGCATAACCCAAAGTACCGGTCCCCAAGTAAATGCGAAAAAGATAATGAACATTGTCAGGCATGCTACTATAATCCACGCTCCAACTGTTGAACCAAGACCAATTGTCCAAATCAATCCGGCCATAATAAGCAGTGAGCCAACCATACCAATATTACCGATAATCAACAGTTTCTTCCGATCGATTTTATCCATAATCATGATGGCAAAAATTGTAATTATAACGTTTACAGAACCGATTCCGACTGTTCCAAGGATTGCAGTCGCATCGCCAAGCCCTGCTTCACTGAAAATTGTTGGTGCGTAGTAAATTATCGCATTGATTCCGATTATCTGCTGGAATAAAGCAAACGCACAGCCAATGACAAGCGTCGGCCGGAGCCAGGAAGACTTCAATACATTCCATGTGCTATCAGAAATGCGATTAATCTCAATCATTTCATCAATTTCTTTATCGATTTCAGCTGGTTTACGCGTTAATTTCATAACCCGCCGTGCTGCTTCTTCGCTCCGATTTTCAAGCAGCCATCTTGGACTTTCCGGCATAAACAGAACACCAATCATTAAAATGAGCGATGGAACGACGGCAAGTCCAACCATCCAGCGCCACGCCTCCATGTCGGCAAACGCATAGTTTACCAGATAAGAAGCCAATATTCCGATTGTAATCATCAGCTGGTTCAATGAACTTAGTGACCCGCGTGATTCTGTCGGTGCCATTTCTGATAAATAAACCGGCACAATTGCTGTGGATCCGCCAACCGCAAGGCCGATAATTAACCGTCCCGTTACAAGCGTTTCCATATTCGGCGCAAACGCCAATGTAAGTGCACCGACTATAAATACAAGCGAAATCATAAATACAAGTCTGCGCCGTCCGAATTTATCGGATAACGGGCCGCTGAATCCGGAACCAAAAATTGCTCCAACCAGCATCGAACTGACTACAAGACCCTCGGTAAAACTTGTCAGCGGTATATCATCTTTTATAAACAACAATGCACCTGAAATGACCCCCATATCATAACCATACAAGAGCCCTCCTAAAGCACCAAGGAAAAATATCATTTTTTTACCAATATTTTTACCACCCATAAACCGTTAACCTCCATTTTGTATAATCAAGATGTAAATTCATCAATCAGTATACGCTTTCATAGCATACATGTAAAGCGAAAATTTCTTCAGCGCCGGGAATTCTGCTGGCAACATATTTTTTACCATAATTTTTACTAAAAAATT is a genomic window containing:
- a CDS encoding glucose transporter GlcP, whose product is MGGKNIGKKMIFFLGALGGLLYGYDMGVISGALLFIKDDIPLTSFTEGLVVSSMLVGAIFGSGFSGPLSDKFGRRRLVFMISLVFIVGALTLAFAPNMETLVTGRLIIGLAVGGSTAIVPVYLSEMAPTESRGSLSSLNQLMITIGILASYLVNYAFADMEAWRWMVGLAVVPSLILMIGVLFMPESPRWLLENRSEEAARRVMKLTRKPAEIDKEIDEMIEINRISDSTWNVLKSSWLRPTLVIGCAFALFQQIIGINAIIYYAPTIFSEAGLGDATAILGTVGIGSVNVIITIFAIMIMDKIDRKKLLIIGNIGMVGSLLIMAGLIWTIGLGSTVGAWIIVACLTMFIIFFAFTWGPVLWVMLPELFPMRARGAATGIAALALSIGSLLVAQFFPLLTEVMGIEQVFLIFAAIGVAALIFVIKYLPETRGRSLEEIEAELRERTSAAKTNI